One Keratinibaculum paraultunense genomic window carries:
- a CDS encoding YcdB/YcdC domain-containing protein, translating into MKRRISILLTLVMMVSLIPITSFAESNFDKELKDAIIKSKKLFNIGEEYDKFEHNINTQDGETYFYLNWSDSKGKNGSIDVGITSDGTVVSYGKWKPSYQESKPKLPKISKEEGLKKAKEFIKKITPEFADSIKYIEKPELLNIYSDVYDYYFVRVEKDIPYYINNIYINVDNTTGEIRNYYANWDKDMVFHEVKEPISLDKAQELYKEKIGLNLLYKFSYAGDTPKPYLAYGQLNTNQCIDAKDGNVVIWTDYYHLYQNDCCGYGVSEEEKSLNPSEEEAIQNITGIISQEEAEKIGRDILKLDSKYKIGYISLYKDWRNDDVYYWQIEFMEESEMDYANISINAKTKEVISFYKSIPFEEGKKPKYDEKQSLEIAKNYIEKVNPDKLKNVELRIRPEMEKISSQNSYYFEFIRKIDDAYVEEDGISVRVDAINGEIVEYNLSWYNGDFPSKNDIISIDKAYDILFKDIGMELKYVTPMRYDDRNNKKEAILVYGLKEDKPAIIDPYTGAILNYNGKPFKEFKAVSYKDIDNSYAKDKINILAQYGISLPGEEFKPKEKIIQKDFLYLLLKAYDPYIEFLDISIDKLYNYLINESIVKEEEKNPNKIVTKEEGIKYIIRALKYDKIADITEIYKDLFKDTKDIDPKLKGYAAIAYGLNIVEGSNGYLKPKAELKREDAANMIYNYLFNGN; encoded by the coding sequence ATGAAGAGGAGGATAAGTATTTTATTAACCTTGGTTATGATGGTGAGCTTGATTCCAATTACATCTTTTGCAGAATCAAATTTTGATAAAGAATTAAAAGATGCCATCATAAAAAGTAAAAAACTATTTAATATTGGAGAAGAATACGATAAGTTTGAACACAATATTAACACCCAAGATGGAGAAACTTATTTTTATCTAAATTGGTCGGATAGTAAAGGGAAAAATGGAAGTATAGATGTTGGTATAACTTCCGATGGTACAGTAGTTAGCTATGGGAAATGGAAACCAAGTTACCAAGAAAGTAAGCCAAAATTACCAAAAATAAGTAAAGAAGAAGGTTTAAAAAAAGCAAAAGAATTTATTAAAAAAATAACACCAGAATTTGCAGACAGTATTAAATATATAGAAAAACCAGAGTTATTAAATATATACTCAGATGTATATGATTATTATTTTGTAAGGGTTGAAAAAGATATTCCTTATTATATTAACAATATTTATATTAATGTGGATAATACTACAGGGGAAATTAGAAACTATTATGCAAACTGGGATAAAGATATGGTATTTCATGAAGTAAAAGAGCCAATTTCTTTAGATAAAGCACAAGAATTATATAAAGAAAAAATAGGATTAAATTTGTTGTATAAATTTAGTTATGCAGGAGATACACCAAAACCTTATTTAGCTTATGGACAATTAAATACAAACCAATGTATAGATGCAAAAGATGGTAATGTAGTAATTTGGACAGATTATTACCATCTTTATCAAAACGATTGTTGCGGATATGGAGTATCAGAGGAAGAGAAATCTTTAAATCCTAGTGAAGAGGAGGCAATACAGAATATTACTGGTATTATATCTCAAGAAGAAGCGGAAAAAATTGGCAGAGATATACTAAAATTGGATTCAAAATATAAGATAGGTTATATTTCTCTTTATAAAGATTGGAGAAATGATGATGTTTATTATTGGCAAATAGAATTTATGGAAGAGTCTGAAATGGATTATGCAAATATAAGTATAAATGCTAAAACTAAAGAGGTTATATCTTTTTATAAGTCTATTCCTTTTGAAGAAGGGAAAAAACCTAAATATGATGAAAAACAATCTTTGGAAATAGCTAAAAATTATATAGAGAAGGTAAATCCAGATAAATTAAAAAATGTTGAATTGAGAATTAGACCTGAAATGGAGAAAATTTCGTCTCAAAATAGTTATTATTTTGAATTTATTAGAAAGATTGATGATGCTTATGTAGAAGAGGATGGAATTTCTGTACGAGTTGATGCAATTAATGGAGAAATAGTAGAATATAATCTTAGTTGGTATAATGGAGATTTTCCTTCAAAGAATGATATAATATCTATAGATAAAGCTTACGATATTTTATTTAAAGACATTGGTATGGAATTAAAATATGTTACTCCTATGAGATATGATGATAGGAATAATAAAAAAGAAGCTATATTAGTATATGGCTTAAAAGAGGATAAACCAGCAATTATAGATCCTTATACTGGTGCTATATTAAATTATAATGGAAAACCTTTCAAAGAATTTAAAGCAGTTAGCTATAAAGATATAGATAATAGTTATGCTAAGGATAAAATAAATATATTAGCACAATATGGTATAAGCTTACCAGGAGAGGAATTTAAACCTAAAGAAAAGATTATTCAAAAGGATTTTTTATATCTGTTGCTGAAAGCGTATGATCCTTATATCGAATTTTTAGATATATCAATTGATAAATTGTATAATTATTTAATAAATGAAAGTATTGTAAAAGAAGAAGAAAAAAATCCGAATAAAATAGTAACAAAAGAAGAAGGAATAAAATATATCATTAGAGCACTAAAATATGATAAAATTGCAGATATAACCGAAATATATAAAGATTTATTTAAAGATACTAAGGATATAGATCCTAAACTAAAAGGATATGCAGCTATAGCTTATGGGCTTAATATAGTTGAAGGAAGTAATGGATATTTAAAACCTAAGGCAGAATTAAAAAGAGAAGATGCAGCTAATATGATATATAATTATTTATTTAATGGAAATTAA
- a CDS encoding cell wall hydrolase, which yields MKKITHIILLILIFTIISIPASASGYSRTLMYGHKGDDVIELQRILNQKGYYNYKIDGIYGIITERTVIDFQIDNHIRIDGIAGPETINTLYSNFSTSSTGGTSNKKYTDGDIYWLARIIEAEAGGESYKGKVAIGNVILNRVNSKEFPNTIYNVIFDYYGSIPQFSPVANGTIYNTPSQESINAAKDAINGLRPVGNSTYFFNPNKTAGTWIVKNKTYVTKIGEHVFYQ from the coding sequence ATGAAAAAAATTACACATATTATATTATTAATTTTAATATTTACAATAATCTCCATACCAGCATCAGCTAGTGGTTATTCTAGAACACTAATGTATGGTCATAAGGGAGATGATGTTATTGAGCTTCAAAGGATACTAAATCAAAAAGGCTACTATAATTATAAAATAGATGGAATATATGGAATCATAACAGAAAGAACTGTTATCGACTTTCAAATAGATAATCATATAAGAATTGATGGTATTGCAGGACCAGAAACTATAAATACTTTGTATAGCAATTTCTCTACTTCTTCAACGGGAGGGACAAGCAATAAAAAATATACCGACGGTGATATTTATTGGTTAGCCCGAATCATAGAAGCAGAAGCCGGTGGAGAATCATATAAAGGTAAAGTAGCCATTGGAAATGTAATTTTAAACCGAGTTAATTCTAAAGAGTTTCCAAATACCATTTACAATGTAATATTTGATTACTATGGAAGTATTCCTCAATTTAGTCCTGTTGCTAATGGTACGATTTACAATACTCCGTCTCAAGAAAGTATAAATGCTGCAAAGGATGCCATAAATGGTTTAAGACCCGTTGGCAATTCCACTTATTTTTTCAATCCAAATAAAACAGCTGGGACATGGATAGTAAAAAATAAAACCTATGTAACAAAAATTGGAGAGCATGTATTTTATCAATAA